Proteins from one Pithys albifrons albifrons isolate INPA30051 chromosome 2, PitAlb_v1, whole genome shotgun sequence genomic window:
- the LOC139668214 gene encoding gallinacin-12-like: protein MGILMVIVIFVSLTQHGDAHGPEGCNHGGGLCRVGNCISGEYLTQYCFEPIILCCKSLSPTTTKS, encoded by the exons aTGGGGATCCTCATGGTCATTGTCATCTTCGTCTCCCTGACCCAGCACG GAGATGCTCATGGACCAGAGGGCTGTAACCACGGAGGGGGCTTGTGCAGAGTTGGAAACTGCATTTCTGGGGAATACCTGACTCAGTACTGCTTTGAGCCCATCATTCTCTGCTGCAAAAGTCTGTCACCCACCACCACAAAGAGCTGA
- the LOC139668556 gene encoding gallinacin-13-like, which produces MRILQLLFAVIVVLLLQDLPARALSDSQQCRSNRGHCRRLCFHMERWEGSCGNGRLRCCR; this is translated from the exons ATGCGGATCCTCCAGCTGCTCTTTGCAGTCATTgttgttctcctcctccaggaCCTTCCGG ccagagcccttTCAGACagccagcagtgcaggagcaaCCGTGGGCACTGCCGGAGGCTTTGCTTCCACATGGAGCGCTGGGAAGGGAGCTGTGGGAACGGCCGCCTGCGCTGCTGCCGGTGA
- the LOC139668215 gene encoding gallinacin-11-like: MKLFSCLLALVVLLLQAIPGLGLPRDTQRCLEYHGYCFHLKSCPEPFAAFGTCYRRRKTCCVDTTSYSHTCEEDGGHCVPPEIRCVEEEVGLCPRRGWKCCSEV; this comes from the exons ATGAAGctcttctcctgcctcctggCTCTTgttgttctcctcctccaggcTATTCCAG GTCTTGGCTTGCCCAGAGACACCCAGCGTTGTCTGGAATACCACGGCTACTGCTTCCATTTAAAATCCTGCCCAGAGCCATTTGCTGCCTTTGGAACCTGCTACCGGCGCCGGAAAACCTGCTGTGTGG ACACAACATCATACTCCCACACTTGTGAAGAGGATGGGGGTCATTGTGTACCCCCAGAAATCAGATGTGTGGAAGAAGAAGTGGGACTCTGCCCTCGCAGGGGATGGAAGTGCTGCTCAGAAGTGTGA